One Phaseolus vulgaris cultivar G19833 chromosome 4, P. vulgaris v2.0, whole genome shotgun sequence DNA window includes the following coding sequences:
- the LOC137838811 gene encoding protein SHORTAGE IN CHIASMATA 1 — protein MRTRFLNNNYFALPPPQTIPFLYLPVPRLPPQSPFDIHNLLRFDPPLNLSLHLDPFPVHAALSAFLAAVLPHRIRIHSRDLTALNPAQEAEVIFEDRGSDTEVKFSNESKTIVLGDKNDVVYETIQFETPELDVFLENVRVAESERMQMLSQTPEVENSLEMLKMPEPSRQYPYEALESVFLVKDVISEYLVGENGYPLEDHISVQQLPRSDQNVFLILEVDEGSLAIPSGISLVGIVDSYFENTRSQNFDEQCQSIAEGKELLGSMKHSMMEFFSDEFLSKKSLELSDMFPESDFMNMLETEHVNGSTGLQTSHTNGDLLENLVTFQEFEFLDEDLMQTFDALYKTKASDDLVTNDWMFKKEFNFKSFDELIVGNEIALTDNAFKSLPVPVISDHKRMIYLHDIIGEQISSLKTRPLSASDGIYLNWDLLEEDRCNRKISNWYQDILAKIDLSNEDFGGKPFDDGKLVFGLVFCEDTTGECEIKQDEELQKLLSDCMPVLDNHPVEFASGKILEPVSFKQGSEEQLPERMTERASLLFKSMSEISNLDYFLNPQKVTGEGNYNYAVESTNANVSIPKASSTELKVDTQSLGSNTILHRVKLSDDIVALAGYFEKSYLAILQRDTEMTKTDKSNVDYFQLLSIQRHKLIEYHANGNNMAFIVLCAIKQAAWYLCFYGLHPAFLYLDKLCQNLDYLKSRLGILKSLIEDEKRKVDNNVTLAHPSLKIVKEIFLSYIKRDSLKTLIVAEEVFWSSLKNLLLSVGLSFSEQNAHNRDHPYANNGREEADTKMRELMISDCLLVSHKHVSSLLLLNKFDIILEYGGSYGSSRISEISKTLVGLPHLHFLTVEFDDHAALKALCEGVELHPNTEMLLESETRPIFNHKESMMNQNVERLLNFCPVEQCYDKISSKVAPEADNIVPLIPAVKIEQGHKNMEALPGTVIIVNTQNVDKEMIMSRRSSYQVILAMEKEGIQVVERDLNLPADIILSSAICLAWYDSETLGKKATPTTEASSSLPLCIENIATDVLTLLSFYFHGCFLVFEGEFNFLSTVMESSDGLYAAATSLGIDLQIFFSYSPELTNEVIVSCIKTATNTTRGLYPKMPDSVTLAEFFLTEFPGINPLTAHSILSSGVMLNEFLAWSHEQRMHVLEKYHVPEESISLFSVFCRYGEREDSKSIMTDCSSSVSSGLDSDRSCLYQVQNERKRKHSISSHQMDELCFDELTEIETLNPVVEAVPDSSTLPKPFDFGVSKNAGRSSELAKTSLSMSEFFGQKQNISAATMRNRSGVSYSPGNCKAPKKLEQLRQPGLSLKNKELAQNEILDTDFIGKSVNWHSLSNSEKLHEDIRGEVVDLTDSPLFDKSFDIPDSMYFTNLITETEKDHMRKNKIARKLSFDNSSHQETNSSKIWRSLKDTQGEIDEFPEPDFGENVFPLDFKSHGNTGLTQASMRNLEESAFKEEMSHLSETPLSFARRSACLLKNSPWTTEFINKVKEKSKLRQKSLLCENSGPYFGYPGNMSKAFKRKSPSVIDFFKYQPSRSGNVSEQKRQKQSGLSSNSTKKGRYSTPSSSWTPKDKRSTKTLTFGRNGSGGQTRLVWSDKKINSYQTQ, from the exons ATGCGAACTCGCTTTCTCAACAACAACTACTTCGCTCTCCCTCCACCACAAACCATTCCCTTTCTCTACCTCCCCGtccctcgtctccctccacagtcgcCCTTCGACATCCACAACCTCCTCCGCTTCGATCCTCCGCTCAATCTCTCCCTCCACCTTGATCCCTTCCCTGTACACGCTGCTCTATCCGCCTTCCTCGCCGCAGTCCTCCCACACCGAATCCGCATCCACTCTCGAGATCTCACCGCTTTAAACCCCGCG CAAGAGGCGGAGGTTATCTTCGAAGATCGTGGCTCCGACACTGAAGttaaattttcaaat GAGAGTAAAACTATTGTGCTCGGTGATAAGAACGATGTTGTTTATGAGACGATTCAATTTGAAACACCTGAGCTTGACGTGTTCTTG GAAAATGTACGTGTCGCTGAGTCGGAGAGGATGCAAATGCTGTCTCAAACTCCAGAGGTCGAAAATAGCCTG GAAATGCTCAAGATGCCTGAACCATCAAGGCAGTACCCTTACGAGGCTTTGGAATCAGTATTCTTGGTTAAAGATGTAATTTCGGAGTACCTGGTGGGGGAAAATGGATATCCTCTAGAAGATCATATTTCTGTTCAGCAACTGCCACGCTCTGACCAAAACGTATTTCTTATTTTGGAAGTGGATGAGGGAAGTTTGGCAATTCCCTCTGGTATTTCTTTGGTAGGAATCGTTGACTCGTATTTTGAAAATACCAGATCTCAAAATTTCGATGAGCAATGTCAATCCATAGCGGAGGGCAAGGAACTTCTGGGTTCTATGAAGCATAGCATGATGGAATTTTTCTCAGATGAATTTTTATCAAAGAAGAGCCTTGAGTTATCAGATATGTTTCCCGAAAGTGATTTTATGAATATGTTGGAAACTGAACATGTTAATGGGAGTACTGGCCTGCAGACATCACATACTAATGGTGACTTGTTAGAGAATCTTGTTACCTTCCAGGAGTTTGAGTTCCTTGATGAAGACTTAATGCAAACCTTTGATGCTTTGTACAAAACAAAAGCTTCGGATGATCTAGTAACAAATGACTGGATGTTTAAGAAAGAGTTTAACTTCAAGAGTTTTGATGAATTGATTGTTGGTAATGAGATAGCGCTAACAGATAACGCGTTTAAATCACTGCCTGTACCTGTTATCTCTGATCATAAAAGGATGATATATCTACATGACATTATTGGAGAACAAATTTCCAGCTTGAAGACCCGACCCCTCTCTGCATCTGATGGAATTTACTTAAATTGGGATCTACTTGAAGAAGATAGGTGCAACCGCAAGATTTCAAACTGGTATCAGGACATATTGGCCAAGATAGATCTGAGCAACGAGGATTTTGGAGGTAAGCCTTTCGATGATGGAAAATTGGTATTTGGTCTAGTTTTCTGTGAGGATACGACAGGTGAATGTGAAATTAAACAGGATGAAGAGTTACAGAAGTTGCTTTCTGATTGCATGCCTGTCCTTGACAATCATCCGGTGGAATTTGCTTCGGGCAAAATATTAGAACCTGTATCTTTTAAACAAGGAAGTGAAGAACAATTACCTGAAAGAATGACTGAGAGGGcttcattattatttaaatctatGTCAGAAATCAGTAATCTTGATTATTTCTTGAACCCTCAGAAAGTTACTGGTGAGGGGAATTATAATTATGCAGTAGAGTCCACTAATGCTAATGTTAGTATTCCAAAAGCTTCATCCACTGAATTGAAAGTTGATACACAGTCTCTAGGGTCAAATACTATTCTGCATAGAGTTAAGTTGTCTGATGATATTGTGGCCCTGGCTGGATATTTTGAAAAAAGCTATCTAGCCATTTTGCAAAGAGATACAGAAATGACAAAAACAGATAAATCAAATGTAGATTATTTTCAATTGCTCAGCATTCAAAGGCACAAACTGATTGAATACCATGCAAATGGAAACAATATGGCATTTATTGTGTTATGTGCTATCAAACAGGCTGCTTGGTACTTGTGTTTCTATGGTCTCCATCCAGCATTCTTGTATTTAGACAAATTATGTCAAAACTTGGACTATTTGAAATCAAGATTAGGCATCCTCAAATCTTTGATTGAAGATGAAAAGAGGAAGGTGGACAACAATGTTACTTTGGCACACCCATCATTAAAAATTGTGAAGGAAATTTTCCTGTCATACATCAAACGGGATAGTTTGAAAACTTTGATTGTGGCTGAAGAAGTATTCTGGTCTTCATTGAAAAATCTTCTCCTTTCCGTGGGGTTATCATTCAGTGAACAAAATGCTCATAATAGAGATCATCCATATGCCAATAATGGGCGTGAGGAGGCAGATACTAAAATGCGAGAACTTATGATTTCTGACTGCTTGTTGGTTTCACACAA GCATGTTTCTTCGTTGCTTCTACTCAACAAATTTGACATTATCTTGGAATATGGAGGTTCATACGGCTCATCTAGGATATCTGAGATTTCCAAAACCTTGGTTGGACTGCCTCATCTTCACTTTTTGACCGTTGAATTTGATGATCATGCCGCTCTGAAAGCACTCTGCGAAGGTGTTGAATTGCACCCAAACACTGAGATGTTATTG GAAAGTGAGACTCGTCCTATTTTCAATCATAAAGAAAGTATGATGAATCAGAACGTGGAGAGACTACTGAATTTTTGTCCTGTGGAGCAATGCTATGATAAAATATCTTCAAAGGTTGCACCTGAAGCAGATAATATTGTGCCACTAATTCCTGCTGTGAAAATTGAGCAAGGTCATAAGAACATGGAGGCACTCCCTGGAACAGTTATCATCGTAAATACTCAAAATGTAGATAAGGAAATGATAATGTCTAGAAGAAGCTCTTACCAAGTGATTCTGGCAATGGAGAAAGAAGGAATTCAAGTCGTTGAACGTGATTTAAATTTGCCGGCTGATATTATACTAAGTTCTGCTATTTGCTTGGCATGGTATGATAGTGAAACCCTGGGGAAGAAAGCAACTCCAACAACCGAAGCATCCTCAAGCTTGCCTTTATGTATTGAGAATATTGCCACAGATGTCCTGACACTGCTTAGTTTTTACTTCCATGGTTGCTTTCTg GTCTTTGAAGGTGAATTTAACTTTCTATCAACTGTAATGGAATCCTCTGATGGACTTTATGCTGCAGCAACAAGCCTGGGAATTGATTTGCAGATATTCTTCTCTTACTCACCTGAATTGACAAATGAAGTTATTGTAAGCTGCATTAAGACCGCTACCAATACGACAAGGGGTCTGTATCCTAAAATGCCTGACTCGGTAACTCTTGCCGAGTTTTTTCTTACGGAATTCCCTGGAATAAATCCTTTAACGGCACACTCTATACTATCTTCAGGGGTCATGCTTAATGAGTTTCTTGCGTGGTCACATGAGCAAAGGATGCATGTTTTAGAAAAGTATCACGTTCCAGAAGAAAGTATTTCTCTTTTCAGTGTTTTCTGCAGATATGGGGAACGGGAGGATTCAAAATCCATAATGACAGATTGCTCCTCTTCGGTATCTTCAGGTCTGGACTCAGATAGGTCTTGTTTATATCAAGttcaaaatgaaagaaaaagaaaacattcaATAAGTAGTCATCAGATGGATGAACTGTGTTTTGATGAGTTGACTGAAATCGAGACACTAAATCCAGTAGTTGAGGCTGTCCCGGATTCCTCTACCTTGCCAAAACCTTTTGATTTTGGTGTTTCAAAAAATGCTGGGAGATCCAGTGAGTTAGCAAAGACAAGTTTATCCATGAGTGAGTTTTTTGGTCAAAAGCAGAACATCAGCGCGGCTACAATGCGAAACCGTTCCGGAGTCTCCTATTCACCAGGGAACTGCAAAGCTCCCAAAAAATTAGAGCAGCTGAGACAACCCGGtttatctttgaaaaataaagaGTTAGCTCAAAATGAAATACTGGATACTGATTTTATTGGAAAAAGTGTGAATTGGCACAGCCTTAGTAATTCTGAGAAGTTGCATGAAGACATTAGAGGTGAGGTGGTGGACTTGACAGATAGCCCCTTATTTGATAAAAGCTTTGACATTCCTGATTCCATGTACTTCACAAATTTGATAACGGAAACAGAGAAAGATCACATGAGAAAGAATAAAATTGCAAGGAAATTGTCATTTGATAATAGTAGTCACCAAGAAACCAACTCATCGAAAATATGGAGATCCTTAAAAGATACACAAGGAGAAATAGACGAATTCCCCGAACCAGATTTTGGAGAAAATGTATTTCCTCTTGATTTCAAGTCACATGGAAACACTGGTTTAACTCAGGCATCGATGAGAAATTTAGAAGAATCAGCATTCAAGGAAGAAATGTCGCATTTGAGTGAAACTCCACTCTCATTTGCCCGCCGGTCAGCTTGTCTATTAAAGAATTCACCCTGGACAACTGAATTTATcaataaagtaaaagaaaagagCAAATTGCGTCAAAAATCATTATTATGTGAGAATTCTGGCCCTTATTTTGGGTATCCTGGGAACATGTCCAAAGCTTTTAAGAGAAAGAGTCCTTctgtaattgatttttttaagtaCCAACCTAGCAGATCTGGAAATGTTTCGGAACAGAAAAGACAGAAGCAATCTGGACTATCTTCAAACTCAACCAAGAAAGGAAGATATTCTACTCCCTCATCCTCATGGACTCCAAAAGATAAGCGATCAACAAAG ACACTGACCTTTGGGAGGAACGGAAGTGGAGGCCAAACAAGGCTGGTCTGGAGTGATAAAAAGATAAACTCATACCAGACACAATAA
- the LOC137837643 gene encoding intracellular protein transport protein USO1-like isoform X1, with protein MFKSRGKKNNTKAVFKLQFQATQVPKMKKPALKVALVPDNVGKPTVKLEKVAVQDGTCSWENPIFESVKFVRDAKSGKLQEKIYHFLVSTGSSKSGFLGESSIDFADFAAETEPLTVSLPLKFANSGAILHVTIQIVEGVQRDQSTFRNGEDNGNGSSRHLLSICSADENSRNVYEDFPQLLPPLRQNSMPSKGTIEAIAIRAQIHRGSLGSASDRNLGDSWRNSLEDTRPRERLQEPSDNVIENLKSEIVSLKRKAEESELELQSLQKLIEKECSRGQSMSRQIISLRDERNIIKTKYEQLMSQQNLINETKNSEALQTEIEHARQQLEAIKEDLDYEKEFSSNLKLQLQKTQNSNAELLLAVRELEAMLEHKNKELSDNTKEHDDATELGHLKQKIADLNGEIDIYYKQREELNEQIKDLNFECEYLKKENLDISLRLNHKDAQQIALQNKYSASLAIIKEFESQVQRLEEKIGKQVDDFSVSLIYINELENQVSDLTREMKIKEEEYRSLSVEMTLKVEKNEKKVIEAYAECDELQKKNKLVEEIIQKCNQELRLITNQNELKCQQLLNQIDSKEKKVEMMSKELEIKSKQLEDVQRHRDEKDKALRKQIQLLRTEIRKLMPEEHVLSKVDPTELMTMMLMLENSDEEIRFDTLMSAVEILKTEHNELKHNLHVEQAEKENMKEKISQLEGELKKKVEELSAVEKRLKNSKGPATAKSMHFASWNYESAASCSTTKEHNRKSRSEMQMGMDDANTSVRKSEKGRTICSSAENKVHLAAHRSEVKTCLENEAIVFNYDDDCPTKELLDEVAVLKESNKYMGTQLKEMEERYSEISLKFAEVEGERQQLVMALRNLRNGKN; from the exons ATGTTTAAGTCACGGGGCAAGAAAAACAATACTAAAGCTGTATTCAAACTGCAATTTCAGGCAACTCAG GTGCCAAAGATGAAAAAGCCTGCACTGAAGGTAGCTTTGGTGCCAGATAATGTTGGGAAGCCTACGGTGAAACTAGAGAAAGTTGCTGTCCAGGATGGAACCTGTTCATGGGAGAATCCGATTTTTGAATCAGTAAAATTCGTCAGGGACGCAAAATCAGGAAAACTTCAAGAGAAAATCTACCATTTTCTTGTTTCAACC GGATCTTCAAAATCTGGCTTTCTTGGAGAATCCTCAATTGACTTTGCCGATTTTGCTGCAGAAACTGAGCCACTGACTGTGTCCCTACCTCTGAAGTTTGCCAATTCAGGCGCAATCCTACAT GTGACAATTCAGATTGTGGAAGGGGTACAAAGAGATCAAAG TACATTCAGAAATGGGGAAGACAATGGAAATGGAAGCTCAAGACACCTACTGAGCATTTGCAGTGCGGATGAAAATTCTCGTAATGTTTATGAA GATTTTCCCCAGCTATTACCACCCTTGAGGCAAAATTCAATGCCGTCCAAAGGAACTATCGAGGCCATTGCAATAAGAGCTCAAATACATAGGGGATCACTGGGTTCAGCGTCAGATAGGAATTTAGGCGACTCCTGGAGAAACAGCCTTGAAGATACTCGTCCTCGAGAAAGATTACAAGAGCCTTCAGATAATGTCATTGAAAACCTCAAAAGTGAAATTGTTTCTCTGAAGAGGAAAGCCGAAGAATCAGAACTAGAGTTACAATCGCTTCAGAAGCTGATAGAGAAGGAATGCAGTCGAGGACAAAGTATGTCAAGACAAATAATCAGCCTCAGAGACGAGAGAAATATCATCAAAACTAAATATGAGCAACTAATGTCGCAGCAAAACCTCATTAACGAGACCAAAAATTCAGAAGCCTTACAGACCGAGATTGAACACGCTAGGCAGCAGTTAGAAGCAATAAAAGAAGACCTTGATTATGAAAAAGAGTTTAGTTCTAATCTTAAATTGCAACTCCAGAAGACACAAAACTCAAACGCTGAACTACTTTTAGCAGTGAGAGAACTTGAAGCAATGCTGGAACATAAGAATAAGGAATTGTCGGACAATACTAAAGAGCATGATGATGCCACAGAGTTAGGTCACTTGAAGCAGAAAATTGCAGACCTGAATGGTGAAATAGACATTTATTATAAGCAACGTGAAGAGCTAAATGAGCAGATAAAAGACCTCAACTTTGAGTGTGAGTATCTGAAGAAAGAAAACCTGGATATCTCTTTGAGATTAAACCATAAAGACGCCCAACAAATTGcgttacaaaataaatattcagCTTCTTTGGCAATCATAAAAGAATTTGAATCTCAAGTACAGAGATTAGAAGAAAAGATAGGGAAGCAGGTGGATGATTTTTCAGTGTCTTTGATTTACATCAATGAACTTGAAAATCAAGTCAGTGATTTGACGagagaaatgaaaataaaagaagaggAATATCGAAGTCTTTCAGTTGAAATGACATTGAAAGTAGAAAAAAACGAAAAGAAGGTCATTGAAGCTTATGCAGAATGTGATGAATTGCAGAAGAAGAACAAACTCGTGGAAGAAATTATCCAGAAATGCAATCAAGAGCTAAGGCTTATTACAAATCAGAATGAATTGAAATGTCAACAGCTCTTGAACCAAATAGattcaaaagaaaagaaagtggAAATGATGTCTAAAGAACTAGAGATTAAGTCCAAACAACTTGAAGATGTCCAAAGGCACAGGGATGAAAAGGACAAGGCATTAAGAAAGCAAATTCAATTGCTCAGAACTGAAATTAGAAAGCTGATGCCAGAAGAGCATGTATTGTCTAAAGTTGATCCAACAGAGCTGATGACTATGATGTTAATGCTAGAGAACAGTGACGAGGAGATAAGGTTTGACACCCTAATGTCAGCAGTAGAAATCTTGAAGACCGAGCACAATGAATTAAAACATAACTTGCATGTGGAACAAGCagagaaagaaaatatgaaGGAAAAAATATCTCAATTAGAAGGAGAGCTGAAGAAGAAGGTAGAAGAACTAAGTGCTGTAGAAAAGAGGCTCAAAAATAGCAAAGGACCAGCAACAGCCAAAAGTATGCATTTTGCTTCATGGAACTACGAGAGTGCTGCATCTTGTTCAACCACTAAGGAGCACAATAGGAAGTCAAGATCGGAAATGCAGATG ggaatggatgatgcaaacacCTCTGTTAGAAAGTCTGAAAAAGGAAGAACCATATGCAGTTCAGCTGAGAACAAAGTTCATCTAGCAGCACACAGAAG TGAAGTGAAAACTTGCTTGGAAAATGAGGCTATTGTCTTCAATTATGATGATGATTGTCCTACAAAAGAATTGTTGGATGAAGTGGCAGTACTAAAGGAAAGTAACAAATATATGGGAACTCAGCTAAAAGAAATGGAAGAAAGATATTCTGAGATTAGTCTTAAGTTCGCAGAGGTGGAGGGAGAAAGACAACAGCTTGTTATGGCCCTACGGAATCTGAGGAATGGTAAGAACTAG
- the LOC137837643 gene encoding intracellular protein transport protein USO1-like isoform X2 has protein sequence MFKSRGKKNNTKAVFKLQFQATQVPKMKKPALKVALVPDNVGKPTVKLEKVAVQDGTCSWENPIFESVKFVRDAKSGKLQEKIYHFLVSTGSSKSGFLGESSIDFADFAAETEPLTVSLPLKFANSGAILHIVEGVQRDQSTFRNGEDNGNGSSRHLLSICSADENSRNVYEDFPQLLPPLRQNSMPSKGTIEAIAIRAQIHRGSLGSASDRNLGDSWRNSLEDTRPRERLQEPSDNVIENLKSEIVSLKRKAEESELELQSLQKLIEKECSRGQSMSRQIISLRDERNIIKTKYEQLMSQQNLINETKNSEALQTEIEHARQQLEAIKEDLDYEKEFSSNLKLQLQKTQNSNAELLLAVRELEAMLEHKNKELSDNTKEHDDATELGHLKQKIADLNGEIDIYYKQREELNEQIKDLNFECEYLKKENLDISLRLNHKDAQQIALQNKYSASLAIIKEFESQVQRLEEKIGKQVDDFSVSLIYINELENQVSDLTREMKIKEEEYRSLSVEMTLKVEKNEKKVIEAYAECDELQKKNKLVEEIIQKCNQELRLITNQNELKCQQLLNQIDSKEKKVEMMSKELEIKSKQLEDVQRHRDEKDKALRKQIQLLRTEIRKLMPEEHVLSKVDPTELMTMMLMLENSDEEIRFDTLMSAVEILKTEHNELKHNLHVEQAEKENMKEKISQLEGELKKKVEELSAVEKRLKNSKGPATAKSMHFASWNYESAASCSTTKEHNRKSRSEMQMGMDDANTSVRKSEKGRTICSSAENKVHLAAHRSEVKTCLENEAIVFNYDDDCPTKELLDEVAVLKESNKYMGTQLKEMEERYSEISLKFAEVEGERQQLVMALRNLRNGKN, from the exons ATGTTTAAGTCACGGGGCAAGAAAAACAATACTAAAGCTGTATTCAAACTGCAATTTCAGGCAACTCAG GTGCCAAAGATGAAAAAGCCTGCACTGAAGGTAGCTTTGGTGCCAGATAATGTTGGGAAGCCTACGGTGAAACTAGAGAAAGTTGCTGTCCAGGATGGAACCTGTTCATGGGAGAATCCGATTTTTGAATCAGTAAAATTCGTCAGGGACGCAAAATCAGGAAAACTTCAAGAGAAAATCTACCATTTTCTTGTTTCAACC GGATCTTCAAAATCTGGCTTTCTTGGAGAATCCTCAATTGACTTTGCCGATTTTGCTGCAGAAACTGAGCCACTGACTGTGTCCCTACCTCTGAAGTTTGCCAATTCAGGCGCAATCCTACAT ATTGTGGAAGGGGTACAAAGAGATCAAAG TACATTCAGAAATGGGGAAGACAATGGAAATGGAAGCTCAAGACACCTACTGAGCATTTGCAGTGCGGATGAAAATTCTCGTAATGTTTATGAA GATTTTCCCCAGCTATTACCACCCTTGAGGCAAAATTCAATGCCGTCCAAAGGAACTATCGAGGCCATTGCAATAAGAGCTCAAATACATAGGGGATCACTGGGTTCAGCGTCAGATAGGAATTTAGGCGACTCCTGGAGAAACAGCCTTGAAGATACTCGTCCTCGAGAAAGATTACAAGAGCCTTCAGATAATGTCATTGAAAACCTCAAAAGTGAAATTGTTTCTCTGAAGAGGAAAGCCGAAGAATCAGAACTAGAGTTACAATCGCTTCAGAAGCTGATAGAGAAGGAATGCAGTCGAGGACAAAGTATGTCAAGACAAATAATCAGCCTCAGAGACGAGAGAAATATCATCAAAACTAAATATGAGCAACTAATGTCGCAGCAAAACCTCATTAACGAGACCAAAAATTCAGAAGCCTTACAGACCGAGATTGAACACGCTAGGCAGCAGTTAGAAGCAATAAAAGAAGACCTTGATTATGAAAAAGAGTTTAGTTCTAATCTTAAATTGCAACTCCAGAAGACACAAAACTCAAACGCTGAACTACTTTTAGCAGTGAGAGAACTTGAAGCAATGCTGGAACATAAGAATAAGGAATTGTCGGACAATACTAAAGAGCATGATGATGCCACAGAGTTAGGTCACTTGAAGCAGAAAATTGCAGACCTGAATGGTGAAATAGACATTTATTATAAGCAACGTGAAGAGCTAAATGAGCAGATAAAAGACCTCAACTTTGAGTGTGAGTATCTGAAGAAAGAAAACCTGGATATCTCTTTGAGATTAAACCATAAAGACGCCCAACAAATTGcgttacaaaataaatattcagCTTCTTTGGCAATCATAAAAGAATTTGAATCTCAAGTACAGAGATTAGAAGAAAAGATAGGGAAGCAGGTGGATGATTTTTCAGTGTCTTTGATTTACATCAATGAACTTGAAAATCAAGTCAGTGATTTGACGagagaaatgaaaataaaagaagaggAATATCGAAGTCTTTCAGTTGAAATGACATTGAAAGTAGAAAAAAACGAAAAGAAGGTCATTGAAGCTTATGCAGAATGTGATGAATTGCAGAAGAAGAACAAACTCGTGGAAGAAATTATCCAGAAATGCAATCAAGAGCTAAGGCTTATTACAAATCAGAATGAATTGAAATGTCAACAGCTCTTGAACCAAATAGattcaaaagaaaagaaagtggAAATGATGTCTAAAGAACTAGAGATTAAGTCCAAACAACTTGAAGATGTCCAAAGGCACAGGGATGAAAAGGACAAGGCATTAAGAAAGCAAATTCAATTGCTCAGAACTGAAATTAGAAAGCTGATGCCAGAAGAGCATGTATTGTCTAAAGTTGATCCAACAGAGCTGATGACTATGATGTTAATGCTAGAGAACAGTGACGAGGAGATAAGGTTTGACACCCTAATGTCAGCAGTAGAAATCTTGAAGACCGAGCACAATGAATTAAAACATAACTTGCATGTGGAACAAGCagagaaagaaaatatgaaGGAAAAAATATCTCAATTAGAAGGAGAGCTGAAGAAGAAGGTAGAAGAACTAAGTGCTGTAGAAAAGAGGCTCAAAAATAGCAAAGGACCAGCAACAGCCAAAAGTATGCATTTTGCTTCATGGAACTACGAGAGTGCTGCATCTTGTTCAACCACTAAGGAGCACAATAGGAAGTCAAGATCGGAAATGCAGATG ggaatggatgatgcaaacacCTCTGTTAGAAAGTCTGAAAAAGGAAGAACCATATGCAGTTCAGCTGAGAACAAAGTTCATCTAGCAGCACACAGAAG TGAAGTGAAAACTTGCTTGGAAAATGAGGCTATTGTCTTCAATTATGATGATGATTGTCCTACAAAAGAATTGTTGGATGAAGTGGCAGTACTAAAGGAAAGTAACAAATATATGGGAACTCAGCTAAAAGAAATGGAAGAAAGATATTCTGAGATTAGTCTTAAGTTCGCAGAGGTGGAGGGAGAAAGACAACAGCTTGTTATGGCCCTACGGAATCTGAGGAATGGTAAGAACTAG